CCACGACCCCAAGCCCCTTTACTACCAGCTCATGGCGGAAAGGCCTGGGCAGGTGGACTGGGCGTACCTGGAGGAGGGACCGGAGGTATGGCGGGTGAGGATCGGCAAGAGGTAGTCCGGCCCGAGATGAAGGTGGCCGAGGTTTTGCGGCGCTGGCCAGAGCTCCTCGAGGTCCTGGCGGAGGCAAGCCCTGCTTTCCAAAAGCTCAAAAACCCCCTTCTGCGCAGGACCATGCCCAACCTGGTCACCGTGGCCCAGGCGGCCAGGATCGGGGGGCTGGAGCCAGAGGAGCTGGTGGCCCGCCTCAACCGGGCCCTAGGGGTGGAGGCCCGGCCGGAGGTGCCGGTGGCCAAGGAAGGGGAAAGCCTCCTCGGTACCCCGCCTCCTCCCTGGTTGTCCGCTCCCGTGGGCTTCCACCTGGATGTGCGGCCCATTCTGGAGCAGGGAGGAGAGCCCTTCCAGGCCATCATGG
This sequence is a window from Thermus antranikianii DSM 12462. Protein-coding genes within it:
- a CDS encoding DUF2249 domain-containing protein, which translates into the protein MELDVRTLPPRERHPRIFALFDALKPGESFVLVNDHDPKPLYYQLMAERPGQVDWAYLEEGPEVWRVRIGKR